The nucleotide window TCGCCACTCCGCACGGTGTTGCCCATGCCCTGGCTGGCGAACTGCTGGCGGCCGGTACCAAGGTGATCGACCTGTCGGCTGACTTCCGCCTGCAGGATGCTACCGAGTGGGGCAAGTGGTATGGCCAGCCGCACGGCGCGCCAGAACTGCTCAAGGACGCGGTATATGGCCTGCCTGAAGTCAACCGTGAGAAGATTCGCCAGGCGCGCCTGATCGCCGTGCCGGGTTGCTACCCGACCGCCACCCAGCTGGGCTTCTTGCCGCTGCTGGAAGCGGGCCTGGCCGACCCGTCGCGCCTGATTGCCGACTGCAAGTCGGGTGTCAGTGGCGCTGGTCGTGGTGCGGCAGTCGGTTCGCTGTTCTGCGAGGCCGGCGAAAGCATGAAGGCCTATGCGGTCAAGGGCCATCGTCACCTGCCGGAAATCAGCCAGGGCCTGCGCCTGGCCGCTGGCAAGGATATCGGCCTGACCTTCGTGCCGCACTTGACGCCAATGATCCGTGGCATCCACGCCACCCTGTACGCGAACGTGGTCGACACCTCGGTCGACCTGCAGGCGCTGTTCGAAAAGCGCTACGCCGACGAACCGTTCGTCGATGTGATGCCAGCGGGCAGCCACCCGGAAACCCGCAGTGTGCGCGGCGCCAACGTCTGCCGCATTGCCGTTCATCGCCCGCAGGGTGGTGACCTGGTGGTGGTGCTGTCGGTGATCGACAACCTGGTCAAGGGCGCGTCGGGCCAGGCGGTACAGAACCTGAACATCCTGTTTGGTCTGGATGAGCGCATGGGCCTGTCCCACGCGGGCTTGTTGCCGTAAGCAAGCCCCTGTCGGAATGGCCCGCCTCGTGCGGGCCTTTTTGTTTGTCGCGACTAAAGCCGCACAATTGTTGACCGATTTTCTCGGGAAAGCGGATAATGCGCGTCATCGAGTTTTAAGGCGGCAACTGCGCCGGGAGAGTCAACATGAGCGTCGAAACCTTCACCCCTACCGGTCTGGAATTCACCCATGGGGCAGCCCAGAAAGTGAAGAACCTGGTCGATGAGGAAGGCAATGAGCGTCTGAAGCTGCGGGTGTTCGTGACCGGTGGTGGTTGCTCGGGCTTCCAGTACGGCTTCACTTTCGATGAGGATGTGGCCGAAGACGACACCATCGTCGAGCGCGAAGGCGTGGCGCTGGTCGTCGACCCGATGAGCTTCCAGTATCTGGCTGGTGCCGAGGTGGACTATCAGGAAGGCCTGGAGGGTTCGCGCTTTGTGATCAAGAACCCGAACGCTGCCACTACGTGCGGTTGCGGTTCCTCGTTCTCGATCTGAAGTCTGGCCTTACGAAAACGCCGCGCAATTGCGCGGCGTTTTGCTTTCTGGCGTAGCGGTTATGCCGGGTAGATTGCGCCCAGTACCCGCAGGCCTTTGGCCGCTGTCACGCTTGGGCGGTTGGCACAGATGCCTTCCAGGCAGCAGTGAGCCAGCCAGGCAAAGGCCATGGCCTCTACCCAGTCAGGGTCTACGCCATGGGCGCCGGTGCTGGCGACACGGGCCTCGGGTAGCAGCTGGCCGAGGCGGGCCATCAGGGCGCCGTTACGCGCGCCACCACCACACACCAGCAACGCCTTGGTGCCTTGCTGGGCGTGGCTCAGCGAGTCGATGATGCTGCGAGCGGTAAGCTCCAGCAGCGTCGCCTGGACATCCTCGTCCTGGTAAGTGGGCAGGCCCGCCAGGTGACCATCCAGCCAAGGCAGGTTGAACACCTCGCGGCCTGTACTTTTCGGGCCGCTACCAGCGAAGAACGGGTCGGACAGCAATACACCGAGCAAGCCCGCCTGCACCACGCCCGAGGCCGCCCAGGCACCATCGGCATCGTAGGCCTGGCCGCGCTTGCGCTCTATCCAGGCATCCAGCAGCACGTTACCCGGGCCGCAATCGAAGCCGTGGACCGGCTTGTCCTGCTCGATCAGGCTGAGGTTGCTGAAACCGCCTACGTTAAGGACTGCCAGGCGCTGGCCCAGGTGGCCGAACAGGGTTTCGTGGAAGGCCGGTACCAAGGGCGCACCTTGGCCACCAGCAGCCACATCGCGCCGGCGGAAGTCGGCAACCACGCTGATGCCGGTAAGCTCGGCGAGCAACGCCGGGTTGCCGATCTGCACGGTAAAACCGCGTGCGGGTTCGTGGCGGATGGTCTGGCCGTGGCTGCCGATGGCGCGGATGGCATCGGCCTGAAGACCCTGACGGGCCAGCAGTTCACGGATACCTTCGGCTGCCAGGCTGGCCCAGCGGTTTTCTGCCAGCGCCGCGCGCGCGATCTCGTCAGCGCCGCTGCTGCACAGGGCAAGCAGGTCCTGACGCAAGTCGCCGGGCATTGGCAGGTAATGGGTGGCGAGCAGTTCAAGCTGCTCGCCTTGTTTGATCAAGGCGATGTCCAGGCCATCGAGGCTGGTGCCGGACATCACCCCCAGGTAGAGCGCCATGGGCTTAGCGCTTGTTCGCTGCGAGCAGGGTGGCTTTTTCCTGATCCATACGGGCGATCAGGGGTTGGCTCTGCTGCTGGAAGCGTTGGCGCTCGTTTTTGGCGATCGGGTCGGCCATCGGCACTTTCTGGCTGAGTGGATCGACGTGCACACCGTTGACCTGGAACTCGTAGTGCAGGTGCGGGCCGGTGGACAGGCCGGTGGTGCCGATGTAGCCGATGATCTGGCCCTGCTTCACCGAGCTGCCAGTCTTGATGCCCTTGGCAAAGCCTTGCATGTGACCGTACAGCGTCTTGTAGCGGTTGCCGTGCTGGATGATCACGGTGTTGCCGTAACCGCCACGGCGCCCGGCCAGTTCGATGCGGCCGTCACCGGCTGCCTTGATCGGCGTACCGCGCGGGGCGGCGTAGTCGACGCCTTTGTGGGCGCGGATCTTGTTCAGGATCGGGTGCTTGCGGCCGGCGGAAAAGCGCGAGCTGATGCGGGCGAAGTCCACCGGAGTACGGATGAAGGCCTTGCGCAGGCTGTTGCCGTCGGCGGTGTAGTAGGTGGTATTGCCCTGCTTGTTGGTGTAGCGCACGGCGGTGTAGGTCTTGCCGCGGTTGGTGAACCGGGCAGACAGTATGTTGCCGGTGCCGACCACCTTGCCGTCCATCACCTTCTGCTCGTAGACCACGTCGAACTCGTCGCCCGGGCGAATATCCTGGGCGAAGTCGATGTCGTAACCCAGCACCCGGGCCATGTCCATGGTCATGCTGTGGGACAGGCCGGCGCGCTGGGCCGAGGCCGACAGCGAGCTCTTGATCACGCCGTGGGCGTAGGCGGTACGCACCACCGGTTTGCTGATTTCGCGGTTGAAGGTGTAGCCCTTGGCGGACTTGGTCAGGCGAATGGTTTCGAGGTTGCTGACTTTGCTGTGCAGGCTGGCCAGTTGGCCATCCTTGTCCAGCTCGAACTGCAGCACCTGGCCGTGCTTGAGCTGGCTGAACTGCTTGGCCTGCTTGTTACTGGCCAGCAGGTCGTGCACCGCATTGCTCGGCAAGCCGACCTTGGCGAACAGGGTGGACAGGGTGTCGCCACGGGCCACGGTGACCTCGCGATGGCCAGGCTCCTTGGCGGCTTCGGCGACAGGCTCGGCGGCAGGGGTTGATTGCTCGGCCTTCTGGGTCTCGGGTGTGGCCTCTTCGATCTGGGCGAATGGCGAACCTTGCTCGCCTTCGGCCTGCACCAGGGGCGCAGCACGGGATTCGTCTTTCAGCTGCTCGGCAGGGCTCTCCAGCTCGAGGTTGAGGGTGGTTTTCTTGGCTTCCACTTCGCTGGACGGAAATACCAGCAGAGCCAGACTGAGCAGGGCGGCAATGCCGCTGGCGGCCAACAGATGGCTTTTCGGATAAAGCGGGGGCGCTTTAGGCGGTTCGTTGGTCATGGGTAAGGTGACTTTGAAAAAAGTGAAATGGAAAAGATGAATGACATGATGAAGATGAAATAACTGTATAAAATATAACCAAATCCATTTTCACGCAAGGGCGCGTAGACGCCGCAAGCCGGTGCCCGGGTCACATTCCTTTGCGAAACTTGTATTTGACGGCCGATCTTGTATGGTTGGCTCCCCCTGAATCTGAGCCTTGCGGGTTTGTCTATGAAGTCGGTTGAAGAGCAGCTGGCGCTTATAAAGCGCGGCGCGGAAGAAGTACTGGTCGAGTCGGAACTGGTGGAGAAGCTCAAGCGCGGCCAGCCTCTGCGCATCAAGGCCGGCTTTGACCCGACTGCGCCTGACCTGCACCTGGGGCACACGGTGCTGATCAACAAGCTGCGTCAGTTCCAGGAGCTGGGCCATCAGGTCATCTTCCTGATCGGTGACTTCACCGGCATGATCGGTGACCCCAGCGGCAAGAGCGCCACGCGCCCACCGCTGACCCGTGAGCAAGTGCTGGACAACGCCGAGACCTATAAGCAGCAGGTGTTCAAGATTCTCGACCCGGCCAAGACCGAGGTCGCGTTCAACTCCACCTGGATGGACAAGCTGACCCCGGCCGATTTCATTCGCCTGGCGTCGCAGTACACCGTGGCGCGCATGCTTGAGCGCGACGACTTCGACAAGCGCTACACCACCAACCAGCCGATTGCCATCCACGAGTTCCTCTACCCGTTGGTGCAGGGATATGACTCGGTGGCGCTGAAGGCGGACGTCGAGTTGGGTGGTACCGATCAGAAGTTCAACCTGCTGATGGGGCGCGAGTTGCAGCGCGCCTATGGCCAGGAAGCGCAGAACATCGTGACCATGCCGCTGCTCGAAGGCCTCGACGGTGTGAAGAAGATGTCCAAGTCGCTGGGCAACTATGTAGGCATCCAGGAAGCGCCGGGGGTGATGTACAGCAAGCTGGTCTCGATCCCGGATACCTTGATGTGGCGTTACTTCGAACTGCTGAGCTTCCGTTCGATGGAAGAGATCGAGCAGTTCCGTGCCGACGTCGCCAAAGGTGCCAACCCGCGCGACATCAAGATCAAGCTGGCCGAAGAGATCGTTGCGCGCTTCCATGGTGAAGAGGCTGCGGCCAACGCTCACCGTGGTGCAGGTAACCGCATGAAAGAAGGCGAGTTGCCGGAAGACCTGCCGGAAGTCGAAGTGGCTGCAGCGGAAGACTTGCCGATCGCGGCCGTGTTGAACCGGGCTGGCCTGGTGAAGAACTCGGCTCAGGCGCGGGACCTGTTGAGTGGCGGTGCTGTTAAGGTCGACGGTGCGGTAGTTGATCGTGACTTCGTGTTTGCGCTGGGTGCGACCCATGTGTGCCAGGCGGGCAAGAAGTCGTTTGCGCGGGTTACCCTCAAGGCTGAGTGAGTGCTTGCAGGTGTAGCTATATAGAAGCGGGGAGGCCGAAAGGCCTCCCCGCTTTGTTTTTGGGGGTGTTCGCCTTGGGCGTTTCGGCGGTGTTCGCCTTGGGTCTTTCAGCGCCTGTGAGATCGAGCGCCGCGCGGGCGGCGCTCGATCTCATAGGCGCAGAAGGTGTTGTGGCGGGCACCTGTTAGTCTTTCTAGGCTATTTCCCGCTTATATTTCAGTTTCTTGAAATTAAGGGTTGACGCCCTTCCGAATCCCCTTATAATGCGCCCCCACTTCCAGCGACATCGGAACGACAAACTCCTTGAGATTCAATGAGTTAGGTGGTTAAGATGGTGCTGAAAGGGCTGCGATCGAAAGATCGCAAGCGGTTGAAGTGGTGGTTGACAGCGCTTCTAAACGCTGTATGATTCACCTCCCGCTACGAGAGATCGCAGCGAGTTAAGTGTTTGAAGCTAAACGAGTTTCTCGGAAAAACTTCAAAATAAACGCTTGACAGACTCTGAGGAAAGCGTAGAATGCGCGCCTCGGTTGAGACGAAAAGCTCTTAACCAAACGCTCTTTAACAAATTGAATCAAGCAATTCGTGTGGGTGCTTGTGAGTATGGACTGATAGTCAAAAAGATTATCAGCATCACAAGTGGCCATGCGAGAAATCACATAGTCATTTGAGATTGCTGAGCCAAGTTTAGGGTTTCTTAAAAACCCAAGCAGTATTGAACTGAAGAGTTTGATCATGGCTCAGATTGAACGCTGGCGGCAGGCCTAACACATGCAAGTCGAGCGGATGAGAAGAGCTTGCTCTTCGATTCAGCGGCGGACGGGTGAGTAATGCCTAGGAATCTGCCTGGTAGTGGGGGACAACGTTTCGAAAGGAACGCTAATACCGCATACGTCCTACGGGAGAAAGCAGGGGACCTTCGGGCCTTGCGCTATCAGATGAGCCTAGGTCGGATTAGCTAGTTGGTGAGGTAATGGCTCACCAAGGCGACGATCCGTAACTGGTCTGAGAGGATGATCAGTCACACTGGAACTGAGACACGGTCCAGACTCCTACGGGAGGCAGCAGTGGGGAATATTGGACAATGGGCGAAAGCCTGATCCAGCCATGCCGCGTGTGTGAAGAAGGTCTTCGGATTGTAAAGCACTTTAAGTTGGGAGGAAGGGCATTAACCTAATACGTTAGTGTTTTGACGTTACCGACAGAATAAGCACCGGCTAACTCTGTGCCAGCAGCCGCGGTAATACAGAGGGTGCAAGCGTTAATCGGAATTACTGGGCGTAAAGCGCGCGTAGGTGGTTTGTTAAGTTGGATGTGAAAGCCCCGGGCTCAACCTGGGAACTGCATCCAAAACTGGCAAGCTAGAGTACGGTAGAGGGTGGTGGAATTTCCTGTGTAGCGGTGAAATGCGTAGATATAGGAAGGAACACCAGTGGCGAAGGCGACCACCTGGACTGATACTGACACTGAGGTGCGAAAGCGTGGGGAGCAAACAGGATTAGATACCCTGGTAGTCCACGCCGTAAACGATGTCAACTAGCCGTTGGAATCCTTGAGATTTTAGTGGCGCAGCTAACGCATTAAGTTGACCGCCTGGGGAGTACGGCCGCAAGGTTAAAACTCAAATGAATTGACGGGGGCCCGCACAAGCGGTGGAGCATGTGGTTTAATTCGAAGCAACGCGAAGAACCTTACCAGGCCTTGACATGCAGAGAACTTTCCAGAGATGGATTGGTGCCTTCGGGAACTCTGACACAGGTGCTGCATGGCTGTCGTCAGCTCGTGTCGTGAGATGTTGGGTTAAGTCCCGTAACGAGCGCAACCCTTGTCCTTAGTTACCAGCACGTTATGGTGGGCACTCTAAGGAGACTGCCGGTGACAAACCGGAGGAAGGTGGGGATGACGTCAAGTCATCATGGCCCTTACGGCCTGGGCTACACACGTGCTACAATGGTCGGTACAGAGGGTTGCCAAGCCGCGAGGTGGAGCTAATCTCACAAAACCGATCGTAGTCCGGATCGCAGTCTGCAACTCGACTGCGTGAAGTCGGAATCGCTAGTAATCGCGAATCAGAATGTCGCGGTGAATACGTTCCCGGGCCTTGTACACACCGCCCGTCACACCATGGGAGTGGGTTGCACCAGAAGTAGCTAGTCTAACCTTCGGGAGGACGGTTACCACGGTGTGATTCATGACTGGGGTGAAGTCGTAACAAGGTAGCCGTAGGGGAA belongs to Pseudomonas putida NBRC 14164 and includes:
- the argC gene encoding N-acetyl-gamma-glutamyl-phosphate reductase encodes the protein MIKVGIVGGTGYTGVELLRLLAQHSQAEVAVITSRSEAGVAVADMYPNLRGHYDGLAFSVPDSKALAACDVVFFATPHGVAHALAGELLAAGTKVIDLSADFRLQDATEWGKWYGQPHGAPELLKDAVYGLPEVNREKIRQARLIAVPGCYPTATQLGFLPLLEAGLADPSRLIADCKSGVSGAGRGAAVGSLFCEAGESMKAYAVKGHRHLPEISQGLRLAAGKDIGLTFVPHLTPMIRGIHATLYANVVDTSVDLQALFEKRYADEPFVDVMPAGSHPETRSVRGANVCRIAVHRPQGGDLVVVLSVIDNLVKGASGQAVQNLNILFGLDERMGLSHAGLLP
- the erpA gene encoding iron-sulfur cluster insertion protein ErpA, which gives rise to MSVETFTPTGLEFTHGAAQKVKNLVDEEGNERLKLRVFVTGGGCSGFQYGFTFDEDVAEDDTIVEREGVALVVDPMSFQYLAGAEVDYQEGLEGSRFVIKNPNAATTCGCGSSFSI
- a CDS encoding anhydro-N-acetylmuramic acid kinase, with amino-acid sequence MALYLGVMSGTSLDGLDIALIKQGEQLELLATHYLPMPGDLRQDLLALCSSGADEIARAALAENRWASLAAEGIRELLARQGLQADAIRAIGSHGQTIRHEPARGFTVQIGNPALLAELTGISVVADFRRRDVAAGGQGAPLVPAFHETLFGHLGQRLAVLNVGGFSNLSLIEQDKPVHGFDCGPGNVLLDAWIERKRGQAYDADGAWAASGVVQAGLLGVLLSDPFFAGSGPKSTGREVFNLPWLDGHLAGLPTYQDEDVQATLLELTARSIIDSLSHAQQGTKALLVCGGGARNGALMARLGQLLPEARVASTGAHGVDPDWVEAMAFAWLAHCCLEGICANRPSVTAAKGLRVLGAIYPA
- a CDS encoding peptidoglycan DD-metalloendopeptidase family protein; this translates as MTNEPPKAPPLYPKSHLLAASGIAALLSLALLVFPSSEVEAKKTTLNLELESPAEQLKDESRAAPLVQAEGEQGSPFAQIEEATPETQKAEQSTPAAEPVAEAAKEPGHREVTVARGDTLSTLFAKVGLPSNAVHDLLASNKQAKQFSQLKHGQVLQFELDKDGQLASLHSKVSNLETIRLTKSAKGYTFNREISKPVVRTAYAHGVIKSSLSASAQRAGLSHSMTMDMARVLGYDIDFAQDIRPGDEFDVVYEQKVMDGKVVGTGNILSARFTNRGKTYTAVRYTNKQGNTTYYTADGNSLRKAFIRTPVDFARISSRFSAGRKHPILNKIRAHKGVDYAAPRGTPIKAAGDGRIELAGRRGGYGNTVIIQHGNRYKTLYGHMQGFAKGIKTGSSVKQGQIIGYIGTTGLSTGPHLHYEFQVNGVHVDPLSQKVPMADPIAKNERQRFQQQSQPLIARMDQEKATLLAANKR
- the tyrS gene encoding tyrosine--tRNA ligase, giving the protein MKSVEEQLALIKRGAEEVLVESELVEKLKRGQPLRIKAGFDPTAPDLHLGHTVLINKLRQFQELGHQVIFLIGDFTGMIGDPSGKSATRPPLTREQVLDNAETYKQQVFKILDPAKTEVAFNSTWMDKLTPADFIRLASQYTVARMLERDDFDKRYTTNQPIAIHEFLYPLVQGYDSVALKADVELGGTDQKFNLLMGRELQRAYGQEAQNIVTMPLLEGLDGVKKMSKSLGNYVGIQEAPGVMYSKLVSIPDTLMWRYFELLSFRSMEEIEQFRADVAKGANPRDIKIKLAEEIVARFHGEEAAANAHRGAGNRMKEGELPEDLPEVEVAAAEDLPIAAVLNRAGLVKNSAQARDLLSGGAVKVDGAVVDRDFVFALGATHVCQAGKKSFARVTLKAE